In Lachnospiraceae bacterium, one DNA window encodes the following:
- a CDS encoding YitT family protein produces the protein METKAENWKDHAQKAGSLAVVILGNILYALAVKLFLMPAGLLTGGTTGIGLALNRTFGVPVASFVFIFNVTMLLIGWKVMGRKFALTTVVSTFVYPIALGFFEKLFGDLVLTQDLFLCTVFSGLGIGGSLGIVIRAGASTGGMDIPPLVLNYYFKIPVSVSMYVFDFCILLVQAVGNPPEKVLYGLILVMTYTLVLDKLMLMGTTRTEVRVISEHAQEIREAILAEMDRGVTMLSGETGYLKKQTQMIFSVISNREVPKIEKLIHTIDPESFMVVNRVSEVSGRGFSMKKRYR, from the coding sequence ATGGAAACAAAAGCAGAAAACTGGAAAGACCATGCACAGAAAGCAGGTTCCCTGGCTGTGGTCATATTGGGAAATATATTGTATGCACTGGCTGTGAAACTGTTTTTAATGCCGGCGGGGCTGCTGACAGGCGGAACTACAGGTATTGGTCTGGCATTAAACCGTACCTTTGGAGTGCCGGTAGCTTCTTTTGTATTTATATTTAATGTGACCATGCTTCTTATCGGCTGGAAGGTTATGGGACGTAAATTTGCCCTTACAACGGTTGTGAGTACCTTTGTTTATCCGATCGCCCTTGGATTTTTTGAAAAGCTTTTCGGCGATCTTGTATTGACACAGGATCTGTTTTTATGCACTGTTTTTTCGGGACTTGGCATTGGCGGTTCATTAGGGATCGTGATCCGTGCAGGCGCATCTACTGGTGGTATGGATATTCCCCCTCTGGTGCTGAACTATTATTTCAAGATCCCGGTCTCTGTTTCCATGTATGTGTTTGACTTTTGCATCCTTTTGGTCCAGGCAGTAGGAAATCCGCCGGAAAAGGTACTTTATGGTCTGATCCTGGTCATGACCTATACACTGGTTTTAGATAAACTGATGTTAATGGGAACTACCCGTACAGAAGTAAGAGTCATCAGCGAACATGCTCAGGAGATCCGCGAAGCCATCCTGGCAGAAATGGACCGGGGCGTGACAATGTTATCTGGTGAGACCGGCTATTTAAAGAAGCAGACCCAGATGATCTTCAGTGTGATCTCCAACAGGGAAGTGCCAAAGATTGAAAAACTGATCCATACCATCGATCCTGAAAGCTTTATGGTTGTGAACCGTGTCAGTGAAGTCAGCGGACGTGGATTTTCCATGAAAAAACGGTATAGATAA
- a CDS encoding ATPase P yields MFLKPQKLGNDGLSEEELLADRKNCKKIGPCGVGKKALYLNSFYIDRQYYIPVRSVSRVFKRVAMSKGGFSGKGMFATIPYLVVVYEDGKEKQCNFKYEDQVDIFLSWIRQDFPQIKTVSHAAEVRMAEEEKLKRQKKTVPLSEKAGETVEQLLEAKEYLEQKPVLFTELSNAARKKRTYEQTKPYYKWGALFFVLLGIAALTYGVISLRTQAPFAVWFVLFGIAAIFLFSGANVMPTSRNNREAIESRLAAAEEAVEKYGKDYTKGMQIPFRYLHPVTLQWMIQVICQGRADSQIAALEQVKADLKQVNSQVQVSQEEYDEIMAIKPLFLINDYQ; encoded by the coding sequence ATCGGTCCCTGCGGGGTTGGTAAAAAGGCACTGTATCTGAACAGCTTTTATATTGACCGCCAGTATTATATACCGGTCAGATCCGTTTCCCGTGTTTTTAAGCGTGTTGCTATGAGCAAAGGAGGATTCAGCGGGAAAGGTATGTTTGCTACGATCCCTTATCTGGTAGTTGTATATGAGGATGGTAAGGAAAAGCAGTGTAACTTTAAATATGAAGATCAGGTGGACATATTTCTTTCATGGATCCGGCAGGATTTTCCCCAGATCAAAACAGTCAGTCATGCAGCGGAAGTCCGCATGGCAGAAGAAGAGAAACTAAAGAGGCAGAAAAAAACAGTACCACTAAGTGAAAAAGCAGGGGAAACAGTAGAACAGCTGCTTGAGGCAAAAGAGTATCTGGAACAAAAACCAGTGCTTTTTACAGAGCTTTCCAATGCGGCCCGTAAAAAACGTACATATGAACAGACAAAACCTTATTATAAATGGGGAGCGTTATTTTTCGTTCTTTTAGGTATAGCAGCTTTGACATACGGTGTTATTTCCCTAAGGACGCAGGCACCTTTTGCAGTATGGTTTGTTTTGTTTGGTATTGCAGCGATCTTTCTTTTTTCTGGAGCCAATGTAATGCCGACCAGCCGCAATAACCGGGAAGCCATTGAAAGCCGGCTTGCAGCAGCAGAAGAGGCAGTGGAAAAATATGGCAAAGATTATACTAAAGGAATGCAGATCCCATTTCGTTATCTGCATCCTGTTACTCTTCAATGGATGATCCAGGTGATCTGTCAGGGACGGGCAGACAGCCAGATAGCAGCCTTGGAACAGGTAAAAGCAGACCTGAAACAGGTTAATTCCCAGGTTCAGGTATCTCAGGAAGAGTATGATGAGATTATGGCCATAAAGCCATTGTTTCTTATAAATGATTATCAATAA